A window of the Bombus huntii isolate Logan2020A chromosome 8, iyBomHunt1.1, whole genome shotgun sequence genome harbors these coding sequences:
- the LOC126868708 gene encoding protein trapped in endoderm-1, translating to MDDSLTNGTIFDLESGDESLKHFPRSVTMAAAICAIIFSIVGVAGNLVTVIALLRYTRLRRHATTAFVISLSISDLIFSAVNLPLTASRYLKEAWVLGETLCKIFPLFFYGNVAVSLLSMVAITINRYILISRSEIYAQLYTTQRIILMLIAIWTLSFCLLLPPLLGFWGTLGLEPSTFSCTILKKNGASPKKFLFVLGFVVPCVVISVSYLCIYWRVRKSRKNLEAHTGASRRKTGGFQRREDSRVTRLMLTIFLCFLLCFMPLMLVNVIDDKIKVPVFHVIGSVLAWASSVINPFIYAGTNKLYREAYKQLLCPVSSKLPTTGPKPTHSHSSKVSSPQAT from the exons ATGGACGATTCTCTAACAAACGGCACAATTTTTGATCTCGAATCCGGAGATGAGAGCCTCAAGCATTTTCCACGATCAGTTACTATGGCAGCTGCGATTTGTGCGATAATTTTTAGCATCGTCGGAGTTGCGG GTAATTTGGTAACGGTGATAGCACTGTTAAGATATACAAGGTTGAGACGGCATGCTACGACCGCATTTGTGATAAGTCTTAGTATTTCAGACTTGATTTTCTCTGCCGTAAATTTACCATTAACTGCGAGCAGATATTTGAAGGAGGCGTGGGTACTGGGTGAAACCCTATGCAAAATATTTCCGCTCTTCTTTTATGGGAATGTAGCAGTGTCTCTGCTTAGTATGGTGGCGATTACGATCAATCG GTATATACTGATCTCGAGATCAGAGATATACGCTCAATTATACACCACGCAACGGATTATTCTAATGCTGATCGCCATTTGGACGCTGAGTTTCTGCCTACTTTTGCCACCATTACTCGGTTTTTGGGGGACACTCGGCTTAGAACCATCTACATTCTCCTGTACGATTCTAAAGAAGAATGGTGCGAGTCCAAAGAAATTCTTGTTCGTTCTAGGATTTGTCGTGCCTTGCGTGGTAATAAGCGTATCTTATCTTTGCATTTATTGGCGTGTAAGAAAGAGCAGAAAGAATCTGGAGGCTCATACCGGAGCCTCCAGGAGGAAAACTGGAGGATTTCAACGAAGAGAGGATTCCAGAGTGACCAGATTGATGTTGACCATATTTTTGTGTTTCCTTCTGTGTTTCATGCCACTGATGCTGGTCAACGTGATCGATGACAAAATAAAAGTCCCGGTTTTCCATGTGATAGGTTCTGTACTTGCGTGGGCCTCCTCTGTAATTAATCCTTTCATCTATGCTGGCACTAACAAGCTGTACAGAGAAGCCTATAAGCAACTTTTGTGTCCAGTTTCTAGCAAACTACCGACCACTGGACCGAAACCGACGCATTCTCATTCGAGTAAAGTATCGTCACCTCAAGCCacttaa
- the LOC126868677 gene encoding laminin subunit beta-1, with product MARAFSQAIFAILLLAIIIVSDIAEPQHGRERVIPARGAQIKRKHPCEQSSCYPSTGNLLIGRKNRLSASSTCGLTKPERYCIVSHLKERKKCFFCDASSPNKQHNIENVVTDKNWWQAENGVENVTIRFDLEAEFHFTHSIIRFKTFRPAKMLIERSSDFGKTWQVYRYFAHNCEKYFPGVSTEQPQRLTDVICETRYSAVAPSSGGDVIFRVLPQNLEIDNPYSKEVQNQLKITNLRINMTRLHTLGDDLLDDRAEIREKYYYAIQNIVIRGSCSCYGHASRCLPLPGVPDEENMVHGRCECTHNTTGLNCEKCQDFYNDLPWKPAVGKQTNACRPCICNNHTNSCHFDEAVYENSGRVSGGVCDDCQHNTMGKNCELCKPFFYHDVTKDITHPEACLPCDCDLGGSLDDGICDSITNPLTGGESGRCNCKANVEGRRCDHCKNGFWNFDPENPEGCQACTCNILGTIDNRGCNMVTGECTCKRYVTARDCNQCLPEYWGLSEDPDGCKPCDCDPGGSYENSCDVVTGQCRCRPHVSGRTCNQPEQSYYTGSLDFLIYEGELSRASDNCQVVIREPYRDGRNSTWTGTGFMKALEGSVLNFTIDDIRKSLWYDIIIRYEPIQAGSWENVQIIIERESPVDPNGPCAEWRPEYDQLYAQLPLRSRSVVVQPSVCLEAGKRYNILLQFRKFNNHMDTPSASILVDSIVLRPKIDSIPFFKTPVVGELRRQEYEIYHCSDFYNDFNAITNNIPEVCKKYQNSIGYYVYDGAHSCECNPTGSHSLLCENYGGTCPCKQNVVGRRCDRCAPGTYGFSPEGCIPCDCDGVGALDNFCDIETGRCKCRPNTYGRTCGQCEPGFWNFPHCQRCECNGHAESCDSKTGACINCRDYTTGHNCDRCIETYYGDPRIGVDIPCRACPCPGTIDSGHSYAESCSLDPVTHDVICECFDGYTGPRCESCAENYFGNPEVPGGSCESCNCNNNTDLRRPGNCDPETGRCLQCLYNTDGTNCQICKAGFYGNALEQDCEDCMCDVLGTDRNAGPCDHRTGQCSCLPHVIGLLCDSCEENHWRIASGQGCDPCECDAVGSVSDRCNPYDGTCECRPGFGGRRCNECQTNYWGNPNVECYPCDCDLTGSASQQCDRETGMCVCHKGIGGEKCDQCDRGYYGNAPQCNPCGECFDNWDLTLTGLRNKTNLVIEEASRIQKVGTTGVYSQEFDDMVESLDQVQALISNASIRSQDLDELNDLAIDLNNKKLESTKKLEEVNNLLENVSQRVNLGDAALKNLKNRTNNLHQAAADLKENATRLQEENVLGALNVTQQMAEQSRQAEKMANDTSNVLADAERFRKHTESLLAKNRAFVIEAQERNQESLNKINEELKNFDGIMPGLNLEMCGDNVTDCSSVCGGAGCGFCGGLSCDAGAVTKANQALDVAKKQAAEIKNHKDEAEQLLRNMVQVKRDATTARSNAQDAFNYALRARNLTDTLSKDLADINKRVRNILEEDQPTPAMVRDLANEVLAKNIKLKPDEIKILADRIKSIVGSLTDSEKILADTRDDLQLAEKLKNDADRAKEEAIAKQNLANKVVILLSDAQRAQDRAQAAIDQAERDVRRFENDLEEIAEMTRGAQMQANSTTQTVDSLDARLKQLQTQSVRNDFVLNEEIRVEARKVADEAQKVDAKTKELAMEYRKADEALNSRANKSKGNILRAKKLLQKASELTADTSTKLKDLDGMESVYRDNERMLSDLMAEVDSLNGEMEKYLAEIEQKAQRYKHCTP from the exons ATGGCTCGAGCATTTTCTCAGGCAATTTTTGCAATACTATTACTTGCAATAATTATTGTGTCGG ATATCGCAGAGCCTCAACATGGCAGGGAAAGGGTTATTCCAGCCAGAG GCGCACAAATAAAGAGGAAGCATCCCTGCGAGCAGAGCTCATGTTACCCCTCTACAGGAAATTTATTAATCGGTCGAAAAAATCGATTGTCCGCGTCATCTACTTGCGGTCTTACAAAACCTGAAAGGTACTGCATCGTTTCGCATTTAAAGGAGCGGAAGAAGTGCTTTTTTTGCGACGCATCGTCGCCCAACAAGCAACATAACATCGAAAATGTAGTTACCGA TAAAAATTGGTGGCAAGCGGAAAATGGCGTGGAGAACGTAACGATACGCTTCGATCTGGAAGCGGAGTTCCATTTCACCCACAGCATCATCCGTTTCAAAACATTTAGACCGGCGAAGATGTTGATTGAACGATCGTCCGATTTTGGTAAAACGTGGCAAGTGTATCGATACTTCGCGCACAATTGCGAAAAGTACTTCCCTGGAGTGTCTACGGAACAACCTCAGAGACTGACGGATGTTATCTGCGAGACGAGGTATTCCGCCGTGGCGCCATCGTCTGGAGGTGATGTTATCTTTAG AGTATTGCCTCAGAATTTGGAGATAGACAACCCCTACTCCAAGGAAGTGCAGAACCAACTGAAAATAACGAACCTTCGCATAAACATGACTAGGTTGCACACTCTAGGAGACGATCTTCTCGACGACCGCGCAGAAATTCGAGAGAAATATTACTATGCCATTCAAAACATAGTGATTCGCGGATCTTGTTCCTGTTACGGTCATGCATCTAGATGCCTTCCGCTTCCTGGAGTCCCTGATGAGGAAAATATGGTGCACGGCAGATGCGAGTGTACTCATAATACTACGGGATTGAATTGTGAAAAATGTCAAGACTTCTACAATGATCTTCCGTGGAAACCAGCTGTTGGAAAGCAGACGAACGCTTGTAGACCATGTATTTGTAACAATCACACGAACTCTTGCCATTTCGACGAAGCTGTTTATGAAAATTCTGGAAGAGTATCTGGCGGTGTTTGCGATGACTGTCAACACAATACTATGGGAAAGAACTGCGAACTCTGCAAACCATTCTTCTATCACGACGTGACCAAAGATATTACTCATCCTGAAGCATGTCTGC CTTGTGACTGCGACCTAGGTGGTTCCTTGGACGACGGTATATGCGATTCGATAACCAATCCTCTCACCGGAGGCGAATCTGGCCGCTGTAACTGTAAAGCAAATGTCGAAGGTCGTCGTTGCGATCATTGTAAAAATGGTTTCTGGAACTTCGATCCTGAAAATCCCGAGGGATGTCAAG CTTGCACCTGCAACATCCTGGGTACCATCGACAATCGTGGATGTAACATGGTGACTGGCGAATGTACTTGCAAGCGTTACGTTACTGCTCGCGATTGTAACCAATGTCTCCCAGAATATTGGGGACTTTCGGAAGATCCAGACGGTTGCAAGCCTTGCGATTGCGATCCTGGTGGTTCCTACGAGAATTCTTGCGACGTAGTCACTGGCCAGTGCCGCTGTAGACCTCACGTCAGCGGCAGAACTTGTAACCAACCTGAACAAAGCTACTACACTGGATCGTTAGACTTTCTCATTTACGAGGGTGAATTATCCAGAGCCAGCGAT AATTGCCAAGTGGTGATAAGAGAGCCCTATCGCGACGGAAGGAATAGTACGTGGACCGGAACTGGCTTTATGAAAGCGCTCGAAGGTTCAGTGTTGAATTTCACGATTGACGATATACGTAAAAGTTTATGGTACGATATCATCATACGATATGAACCAATTCAGGCTGGATCTTGGGAGAATGTTCAAATAATCATCGAGAGAGAAAGTCCAGTGGATCCGAATGGTCCTTGTGCCGAATGGAGACCAGAGTACGATCAACTATACGCGCAACTTCCTTTAAGATCGAGAAGCGTCGTTGTGCAACCATCCGTTTGTTTGGAAGCAGGGAAACGATACAATATTCTGTTACAATTCCGTAAATTCAATAATCACATGGACACACCGTCCGCGTCTATTTTGGTCGACTCTATCGTTCTGAGACCAAAAATAGACTCCATTCCTTTCTTTAAAACGCCGGTAGTTGGCGAACTTCGTCGGCAGGAATACGAAATATATCATTGTAGTGATTTTTATAACGATTTTAACGCCATAACGAATAATATCCCAGAAGTTTGCAAGAAGTACCAAAATAGTATCGGTTACTACGTTTATGACGGAGCACATTCTTGCGAGTGTAATCCGACTGGATCGCACAGTTTGCTGTGTGAAAATTACGGAGGCACGTGTCCTTGTAAACAAAACGTTGTTGGCAGGCGTTGCGATCGTTGCGCGCCTGGTACTTACGGATTTAGTCCGGAGGGTTGCATTCCCTGTGATTGCGATGGTGTAGGGGCGCTGGATAATTTTTGCGACATTGAAACAGGTCGATGCAAGTGCCGACCAAATACTTATGGTAGAACTTGCGGTCAATGCGAGCCTGGCTTCTGGAATTTCCCTCATTGTCAAAGGTGCGAGTGTAATGGTCATGCTGAAAGCTGTGATTCTAAGACTGGCGCCTGTATAAATTGTCGGGACTACACGACTGGACACAATTGCGATAGATGTATCGAGACGTATTACGGTGATCCTAGGATTGGTGTGGATATTCCATGTAGAGCGTGCCCTTGTCCGG GAACCATAGACTCTGGACATTCGTACGCCGAGAGTTGTTCCCTAGACCCGGTGACTCATGACGTGATTTGCGAATGTTTCGATGGATACACCGGTCCGCGTTGTGAAAGTTGCGCGGAGAACTATTTCGGTAATCCTGAAGTTCCCGGTGGTAGCTGTGAGTCGTGTAATTGCAACAATAACACGGACTTACGTCGACCCGGAAATTGCGATCCTGAAACTGGACGCTGTCTTCAATGTCTCTACAACACTGATGGAACCAACTGTCAGATTTGCAAGGCAGGATTTTATGGAAATGCTCTAGAACAGGATTGCGAGGACTGCATGTGCGACGTTTTGGGTACAGATAGAAACGCTGGTCCTTGTGACCACCGAACTGGACAGTGTTCCTGCTTGCCTCACGTTATCGGTTTACTCTGCGATTCTTGTGAAGAGAATCATTGGAGAATCGCCAGTGGCCAAGGTTGCGATCCTTGCGAGTGTGACGCGGTTGGGAGCGTTTCCGACAG ATGTAATCCGTACGACGGTACTTGCGAGTGCAGACCAGGTTTCGGAGGAAGACGTTGTAACGAGTGTCAAACCAACTACTGGGGAAACCCTAATGTCGAATGTTATCCGTGTGATTGTGATTTAACCGGTTCTGCCAGTCAGCAGTGCGACAGAGAAACAGGAATGTGCGTCTGTCACAAAGGAATCGGTGGCGAAAAATGTGATCAGTGCGATCGTGGCTACTATGGAAATGCGCCTCAATGCAATCCTTGCGGAGAGTGTTTCGACAATTGGGACTTGACGCTGACTGGTTTGAGAAACAAGACGAATCTTGTGATCGAAGAGGCATCGAGAATTCAAAAGGTTGGAACGACCGGTGTCTATAGCCAAGAATTCGACGACATGGTCGAATCTCTGGATCAAGTCCAAGCACTGATCAGTAACGCTTCCATTAGAAGTCAAGATTTGGACGAATTAAATGACTTGGCTATAGATTTGAATAATAAGAAATTAGAATCCACCAAGAAATTAGAAGAAGTGAACAATCTTTTGGAGAATGTCAGTCAAAGAGTAAATCTAGGGGATGCTGCtcttaaaaatttgaaaaatagaaCGAACAACTTGCACCAAGCTGCTGCTGATCTTAAAGAAAATGCGACTAGATTGCAGGAAGAGAATGTCCTAGGCGCTCTTAACGTTACCCAGCAAATGGCGGAACAGTCTAGACAAGCGGAAAAAATGGCCAACGACACTAGCAACGTTCTGGCTGACGCTGAAAGATTCCGCAAACATACTGAGAGCTTGTTAGCTAAGAATCGTGCTTTCGTGATAGAGGCACAGGAGAGAAACCAGGAGtcattgaataaaataaatgaggaATTGAAGAACTTTGATGGAATTATGCCAGGATTAAATCTCGAAATGTGTGGAGATAACGTGACGGATTGCAGCAGCGTCTGTGGTGGCGCTGGTTGTGGTTTCTGTGGTGGACTGTCTTGCGACGCGGGTGCTGTGACCAAGGCTAATCAAGCTCTGGACGTAGCTAAGAAGCAGGCTGCTGAGATCAAGAACCACAAGGACGAGGCAGAACAGTTACTTCGTAAT ATGGTTCAAGTGAAACGCGATGCAACGACAGCCAGGTCGAATGCTCAAGATGCCTTCAACTACGCCTTAAGAGCTCGTAATCTAACCGATACCTTGAGCAAAGATCTCGCTGACATAAACAAACGAGTCCGTAACATTTTGGAGGAGGACCAACCCACACCAGCTATGGTCAGAGACTTGGCCAACGAAGTATTGGCTAAGAATATCAAACTAAAGCCCGACGAGATCAAAATATTAGCCGATCGTATTAAGAGCATCGTCGGTTCCTTGACCGATTCCGAGAAAATCCTCGCGGATACTAGGGACGACCTTCAATTGGCCGAAaagttaaagaatgatgctgacaGAGCAAAAGAGGAAGCGATCGCGAAACAAAATCTAGCTAACAAAGTGGTAATTTTATTGAGTGATGCTCAGAGGGCTCAAGATCGAGCACAAGCAGCTATCGATCAAGCTGAACGCGATGTCAGGAGATTCGAAAATGACTTGGAAGAGATAGCCGAGATGACCAGGGGAGCTCAGATGCAGGCAAACAGCACCACTCAGACGGTCGACTCTTTGGACGCTCGCTTGAAACAATTACAAACGCAATCGGTCAGAAACGATTTTGTTTTGAATGAAGAAATCAGGGTCGAGGCGCGGAAAGTAGCCGATGAAGCGCAAAAGGTAGATGCTAAGACGAAGGAACTCGCTATGGAATACAGAAAAGCGGACGAAGCGTTGAATTCGAGGGCAAACAAGAGCAAAGGGAATATATTGAGGGCGAAGAAGCTCTTACAAAAAGCCTCCGAGTTGACAGCCGATACATCGACGAAATTGAAGGACTTGGACGGTATGGAGAGTGTTTACAGAGATAACGAGAGAATGCTATCCGATTTGATGGCGGAGGTTGATTCTTTAAATGGAGAGATGGAGAAATATTTAGCGGAAATCGAACAAAAAGCCCAACGGTACAAGCACTGTACTCCTTGA
- the LOC126868455 gene encoding uncharacterized protein LOC126868455, producing MLYFDMENFCKHATKTERMVLERYVDKYKYFHCIYILWSFITTAFVICSPLYSSQTFPTHAIYPFSVKHQPYNSVIFFHQSLVGFQASSGMGIDTQVALLLRYATARFELLGIQLRNAKNNSELNVCIQKHIELLRYNITNYFMLKWYTKEIRLSIKYLVLATIATTTIAVIFGSLNLIANQPLILKTLYAIVVFSASVELFMYAWPADGMMRMVMK from the exons aTGTTGTACTTCGATATGGAAAATTTCTGCAAGCACGCCACAAAAACGGAAAGAATGGTGCTGGAGCGATACGtggataaatataaatatttccattgCATTTACATACTATGGTCTTTCATAACCACGGCTTTCGTCATATGTAGCCCATTATACTCGTCTCAAACGTTTCCCACGCATGCGATATATCCGTTTTCAGTGAAGCACCAACCATATAATAgtgtaattttctttcatcaATCGTTGGTTGGTTTCCAAGCATCGTCAGGTATGGGCATCGATACTCAAGTTGCTCTTCTTTTACGATACGCAACTGCCAGGTTCGAGCTTTTAGGAATCCAATTACGCAACGCGAAGAATAACAGTGAGCTCAATGTCTGCATACAGAAACATATTGAACTTTTAAGGTATAATATTACAAACTATTTTATGTTGAAATG GTATACGAAAGAAATCCGCTTATCTATCAAGTATCTAGTTCTGGCGACAATCGCAACAACTACTATCGCCGTGATTTTTGGTAGCTTAAACTTAATCGCA aacCAACCGTTAATTTTGAAAACTCTATACGCTATCGTAGTGTTCAGTGCCAGCGTGGAACTTTTCATGTACGCTTGGCCAGCCGATGGAATGATGCGTATGGTAATGAAATAA